One genomic segment of Paenibacillus durus includes these proteins:
- a CDS encoding aminotransferase-like domain-containing protein, translated as MNKISGNEQHPLFRQVCEYMTARIDRGEWRVHDKLPSVRLLAEELRIHRLTVFKAYQRLKEDGKVYVKDKSGYYVSPAAAPNGCGEEETALGYRMCNRLSDIQRMPVKYQFSQALIDPNLLPNLYLSDYVKEVFDRYPKVMGTYSGVEGDNELREFLSGHFRVSRLLQAEPEELLITSGAQQAINLIASIMLMPMDCVLVERPTYGVALDIFRQRGARLLTVDITPGGYDLEEIEKLMEQYRPRLFYINPTQHNPTGYTVPVWQRKRLVELAERYRCLIVEDDPFRDMYFAAEPPPPIFSYDTEGWVVYLGSFSKYVAPGLRICAVICRFPLMDKLIAAKFMADNGTPLLNQKIFLHYFTSPRLQGHLAKLRIALQVHKEIAERELAGTGCRWTAPQGGLNLWVNLPEHIPPETLFRKSMERSIAFVPGEICDPLGEMKSWIRLSYSFTPEDVLREGMGKLAELMRNL; from the coding sequence ATGAACAAGATATCCGGCAACGAGCAGCATCCGCTGTTCCGGCAGGTCTGTGAATATATGACTGCCCGGATCGACCGGGGCGAGTGGAGAGTGCATGACAAGCTGCCGTCGGTCCGGCTGCTGGCGGAGGAGCTCCGGATTCACCGGCTGACCGTCTTCAAGGCGTACCAGCGGCTGAAAGAGGACGGCAAGGTCTATGTCAAAGACAAGTCGGGCTACTATGTGTCGCCTGCGGCGGCGCCAAATGGATGCGGCGAAGAAGAGACGGCCTTGGGCTACCGGATGTGCAACCGGCTCTCGGACATTCAGCGCATGCCGGTCAAATACCAGTTCTCCCAAGCGCTGATTGATCCCAATCTGCTGCCGAATCTGTATTTGTCCGATTATGTTAAAGAGGTGTTCGACCGTTACCCGAAGGTGATGGGCACCTATTCCGGCGTGGAGGGCGATAACGAGCTGCGCGAGTTCTTAAGCGGACATTTCCGCGTGAGCAGATTGCTTCAGGCTGAGCCGGAAGAACTGCTGATTACTTCAGGAGCCCAACAGGCGATCAATCTGATTGCCAGCATCATGCTTATGCCGATGGATTGCGTACTGGTGGAGCGGCCGACCTACGGCGTGGCGCTGGATATTTTCCGCCAGCGGGGGGCGCGGCTGCTTACTGTCGATATTACGCCGGGAGGCTATGATCTGGAAGAAATCGAAAAGCTGATGGAGCAATACAGACCCCGGCTCTTCTACATCAACCCCACGCAGCATAATCCGACCGGATATACCGTCCCTGTATGGCAGCGCAAACGGCTTGTCGAGCTGGCCGAGCGTTACCGCTGCCTGATCGTCGAGGACGATCCTTTCCGCGATATGTATTTCGCCGCCGAACCGCCGCCGCCGATTTTTTCTTATGATACGGAAGGCTGGGTCGTGTACCTTGGCAGCTTCAGTAAATATGTGGCGCCGGGCCTGCGCATTTGCGCCGTCATCTGCAGGTTTCCTTTGATGGACAAGCTGATCGCGGCGAAGTTCATGGCGGATAACGGGACGCCGCTGCTGAACCAGAAAATCTTTCTGCACTACTTTACTTCGCCGCGGCTTCAGGGGCATTTGGCCAAGCTCCGCATCGCGCTGCAGGTGCACAAGGAGATAGCCGAGCGTGAGCTTGCGGGGACCGGGTGCAGGTGGACGGCTCCTCAAGGCGGTCTGAACCTCTGGGTGAACCTGCCGGAGCATATTCCGCCCGAAACTCTGTTCCGCAAAAGCATGGAGCGGTCGATTGCCTTCGTGCCCGGTGAAATCTGCGATCCGCTGGGAGAAATGAAGTCGTGGATTCGTCTTAGCTATTCGTTTACCCCGGAAGATGTCCTGCGAGAGGGGATGGGCAAGCTTGCGGAGTTGATGCGGAATCTTTGA